One window of Paenibacillus sp. JQZ6Y-1 genomic DNA carries:
- a CDS encoding dihydrolipoyl dehydrogenase family protein: protein MTSSFDLIVIGTGSAGASIAQACRKEGWNVAIVDEREYGGTCALRGCDPKKVLVGAAELVDHTALLKGKGIVDTARINWQDLMAFKHTFTDYIPGAHEQKLKDAGIHTLHGQAHFADDDVIEIDGKTFQAKHIVIATGAAPAPLDVDGEEHLADSDDFLSLETLPERIVFVGGGYISFEFAHIAARAGAEVHILHTSNRPLKGFDPDLVDELVERSREVGIHIHLNVSLQQIQSLGNDTDGNTSARYRLTAAYKREDGEIDEKRDPLELTCGLVVHGAGRAPNIQQLQLEQGNVNYSKKGIVVNDYLQSTSNPRVYAAGDCADSPGLPLTPLAGLEAKTVAHNLLNGNSQTTDYTEMPSVAFTIPRVAAVGLSEEEARKRGGSIKVNHMDMSSWYTYKRTNEQVASVKIILDTEQRTILGAHVLSGEADDLINHFAVAIRLKLTVDDLKKVTFAYPTVASDLGYMLDL, encoded by the coding sequence ATGACATCAAGCTTCGATCTGATCGTAATCGGAACTGGTAGTGCAGGCGCATCCATCGCGCAAGCATGCCGTAAAGAAGGCTGGAACGTAGCCATCGTTGATGAACGTGAATATGGCGGTACGTGCGCCCTGCGCGGCTGTGATCCGAAAAAAGTACTGGTCGGTGCAGCAGAGCTGGTTGACCATACGGCGCTACTGAAAGGGAAGGGCATTGTCGATACAGCACGCATAAACTGGCAGGATCTTATGGCATTCAAGCATACATTTACCGACTACATCCCCGGTGCTCATGAGCAAAAGCTCAAGGACGCAGGTATTCATACGTTGCATGGGCAGGCGCATTTTGCTGATGACGATGTAATTGAGATTGATGGCAAGACCTTTCAGGCAAAGCATATTGTTATCGCTACCGGAGCGGCACCTGCACCGCTGGATGTGGATGGCGAAGAGCATCTGGCGGATAGCGATGACTTTCTGAGCTTGGAGACATTGCCGGAGCGGATCGTCTTTGTTGGCGGCGGCTATATTTCGTTTGAATTTGCCCATATTGCCGCTCGTGCTGGGGCAGAGGTGCATATTCTGCATACTAGCAACCGTCCACTCAAGGGATTTGACCCCGATCTGGTGGACGAGCTAGTAGAGCGTTCACGAGAAGTGGGTATTCACATTCATCTGAATGTATCGCTACAACAGATTCAGTCGCTAGGCAACGATACCGATGGAAATACAAGTGCACGCTATCGACTTACTGCCGCCTACAAAAGGGAGGATGGCGAGATTGACGAGAAGCGTGATCCACTGGAATTAACCTGTGGTCTAGTGGTGCATGGTGCGGGACGTGCGCCGAATATCCAGCAGCTACAGCTAGAGCAGGGGAACGTGAATTACAGTAAAAAGGGCATTGTCGTCAACGACTATCTACAGAGCACCAGCAATCCACGCGTCTATGCAGCAGGTGATTGCGCCGATTCGCCGGGGCTACCATTGACCCCGCTTGCTGGGCTAGAAGCGAAGACGGTCGCCCATAACTTGCTGAACGGAAACAGCCAGACGACGGACTATACCGAAATGCCAAGCGTAGCATTTACCATTCCACGTGTTGCCGCAGTCGGTCTGTCGGAGGAAGAAGCACGCAAGCGGGGCGGCAGTATCAAGGTCAACCATATGGACATGTCCTCATGGTACACTTACAAGCGTACGAATGAGCAGGTCGCTAGTGTAAAGATCATTCTAGATACCGAACAGCGTACCATTCTGGGTGCTCATGTGCTGAGCGGGGAAGCGGACGATCTAATTAACCATTTTGCGGTTGCCATTCGGCTCAAGCTGACGGTAGATGATCTGAAAAAAGTCACCTTTGCGTATCCAACGGTAGCTTCGGATCTAGGATATATGCTAGACCTATAA
- a CDS encoding nitroreductase family protein produces MSAEFFKALENRRSVYVISKESPIDDTKIQHIVEEAIKHTPSSFNSQSARAVVLLGEQHDKLWNITTETLRGIVNNEEVFKATEEKMGLFKNGYGTVLFFEDTDIITNLQNQFEAYKDNFPLWGQQANGMLQLVVWTALEAEGLGATLQHYNPVIDEEVKSTWNIPAQWQLVAQMPFGTPAAPAGEKTYQPVEERVKVYK; encoded by the coding sequence ATGTCTGCTGAATTTTTCAAAGCTCTGGAAAACCGTCGTTCCGTTTATGTAATCAGTAAAGAATCGCCAATCGACGATACTAAGATCCAACATATCGTAGAGGAAGCGATCAAACATACACCGTCTTCGTTCAACTCTCAAAGCGCTCGCGCTGTTGTACTGCTCGGTGAGCAGCACGACAAGCTGTGGAACATCACCACAGAAACCCTGCGTGGTATCGTGAACAACGAAGAAGTCTTCAAAGCGACTGAAGAAAAAATGGGTCTGTTCAAAAACGGCTACGGTACTGTACTGTTCTTTGAAGATACCGATATCATCACCAACCTGCAAAATCAATTCGAGGCGTACAAAGACAACTTCCCACTGTGGGGACAACAAGCTAACGGTATGCTGCAACTGGTTGTATGGACTGCACTGGAAGCCGAAGGTCTGGGCGCTACACTGCAACACTACAATCCGGTTATCGACGAGGAAGTCAAATCCACGTGGAACATTCCGGCACAATGGCAACTGGTTGCTCAAATGCCTTTCGGTACACCAGCTGCTCCAGCTGGCGAGAAAACGTACCAACCAGTGGAAGAACGCGTAAAAGTGTACAAATAA
- a CDS encoding ROK family protein: MYRTIAKTLKRQTYDRIAVQDDVSKIELMKDIDITSSSLNRVLDELLHEGWIMESGLGQSTGGRKPVLYRIQPHNRYVFGLDISRKYSVLGLYDLRMNSLYSHRWLMDEQMTPERLVEEVAQQIQQVLAERHLSKRRILGIGIGAVGPLDYEKGLIRNPLYFTALGWNHVSICDLITAKTEIPALLDNGINTALLGEYWAAREEHPQHLLYVNAGVGIRAAYLSDGRIMRGASDQEGSIGQMVVHAGGARLHERGNYGALEAYASIQALEQQTRQRARMGLEWTAFGDVDADLAASDKNDLSFDQMIRQLQEGDSFLQELFHRSAGYMGIGLGNLINTLQPERVIVGGALIHEAPGYYETAIAVARKQIYGEPTTHPQFSRGHLQDKAVSVGAAVMVLERMEM, translated from the coding sequence GTGTATCGGACAATCGCCAAAACGCTGAAACGGCAAACGTATGACCGGATTGCCGTGCAGGATGATGTTTCCAAAATCGAACTCATGAAAGATATTGATATTACGAGCAGCAGCCTAAACCGTGTACTGGATGAATTGCTCCATGAAGGCTGGATTATGGAATCCGGGCTTGGGCAATCGACCGGAGGACGCAAGCCAGTGCTGTACCGGATTCAGCCGCATAATCGCTATGTGTTCGGATTGGACATTTCGCGTAAATATTCGGTGCTTGGGCTATATGATCTGCGGATGAACTCGCTGTACAGTCACCGCTGGCTGATGGATGAGCAGATGACGCCGGAGCGACTGGTGGAGGAAGTGGCGCAGCAGATTCAGCAGGTGCTAGCAGAGAGGCATTTGTCCAAGCGACGGATTTTGGGTATTGGAATCGGAGCTGTCGGTCCGCTTGATTATGAAAAAGGGCTGATTCGCAATCCGCTCTATTTTACTGCACTGGGCTGGAACCATGTCTCCATCTGCGATCTGATTACCGCCAAAACAGAGATTCCCGCGCTACTGGACAACGGCATCAATACCGCATTATTGGGCGAATACTGGGCTGCTCGTGAGGAGCATCCGCAGCATCTGTTGTATGTAAATGCGGGTGTTGGGATTCGCGCCGCCTATCTGTCGGATGGACGTATTATGCGCGGAGCATCTGATCAGGAAGGCTCAATCGGGCAAATGGTCGTTCATGCAGGCGGTGCAAGACTGCATGAGCGGGGAAACTATGGCGCGCTGGAAGCCTATGCTTCCATTCAGGCATTAGAACAACAGACTCGACAGCGCGCCCGGATGGGGCTGGAGTGGACGGCGTTTGGCGATGTGGATGCAGATCTAGCTGCCAGTGACAAGAACGATCTGTCATTTGACCAGATGATTCGTCAATTGCAGGAAGGGGATTCCTTTTTGCAGGAGTTGTTCCATCGGTCTGCTGGATATATGGGCATTGGGCTAGGCAATCTGATCAACACGTTGCAGCCGGAGCGAGTCATTGTTGGCGGCGCACTGATTCATGAGGCCCCCGGTTATTACGAAACCGCAATCGCTGTGGCTAGAAAACAAATCTATGGCGAACCGACTACCCATCCGCAATTCTCACGCGGACACTTGCAAGACAAGGCAGTGTCTGTGGGAGCAGCAGTAATGGTACTGGAACGGATGGAGATGTAA
- a CDS encoding alpha/beta fold hydrolase: MKKLLKIMLIAVVSIVLLIVLFVATVYTVNVIASRSEQKEIQPYGQAVTVDGKKMNVLIEGTGSQTIVLLPGFGTASPVLDFKPLLAQLSPHYRVVVVEPFGYGLSDVTDKPRTVDNITSEIHAALQQLKINNYVLMGHSIAGIYGLDYVNKYPKEVTAFAGIDTSFPTQPTDVMDTQTLSLLEKSGFYRFIAKLNPTQIMTPNVDEQTKEQIKMITLKNMMNPDIQNEAQLLPENFKSVQGLQFPKNLPVIFFLVKNDAEIKDWIPAHEEQIKNSVHGEVVPLEGTHYLHYTQSKAIVEDLRSFLNGVKS; the protein is encoded by the coding sequence ATGAAAAAATTATTAAAGATTATGCTCATAGCTGTAGTCAGTATCGTGCTGCTCATTGTCTTGTTCGTAGCGACGGTCTATACCGTTAACGTTATAGCGAGTCGCTCCGAGCAAAAGGAAATTCAGCCCTACGGTCAAGCAGTGACTGTAGATGGGAAGAAGATGAATGTACTGATTGAAGGTACAGGTAGTCAGACGATTGTGCTGCTGCCGGGCTTTGGTACCGCTTCGCCTGTGCTTGATTTTAAGCCGTTACTTGCACAATTGTCTCCGCATTATCGGGTCGTGGTGGTAGAGCCGTTTGGCTACGGACTGAGCGATGTGACAGACAAGCCGCGTACTGTGGACAATATCACGAGTGAGATTCATGCCGCATTACAGCAGTTGAAGATCAACAACTATGTACTGATGGGTCATTCGATTGCGGGAATCTATGGGCTGGACTATGTGAACAAATATCCGAAGGAAGTGACCGCCTTTGCCGGTATTGATACAAGCTTCCCGACACAACCTACCGATGTCATGGATACGCAAACACTCAGCTTGTTAGAGAAGTCCGGCTTTTATCGCTTCATCGCCAAGCTGAATCCAACTCAGATCATGACTCCGAATGTAGATGAGCAGACCAAAGAGCAGATCAAAATGATTACTCTGAAGAATATGATGAATCCCGATATCCAAAATGAAGCCCAACTGCTGCCGGAGAATTTCAAGTCAGTACAAGGTCTACAATTCCCGAAAAACTTGCCAGTGATCTTCTTCCTTGTGAAGAATGATGCAGAGATCAAGGATTGGATTCCAGCGCATGAGGAGCAGATCAAGAACTCTGTACACGGCGAAGTGGTTCCTTTAGAAGGCACGCATTATCTGCATTATACCCAGTCGAAGGCGATTGTGGAGGATTTGAGAAGTTTTTTGAATGGAGTCAAATCATAA
- a CDS encoding TraB/GumN family protein — MKKWHHNILSLVLAAGLLATSAPALASAAQPLTVKVNDKKVEYNVKSGAPTVQQKTTLVPLRSTLKAMGITLSSASGNSITAIVNGKSVTVKSKLTKINGVVYVPIRTFGELTGYTVSWNAKTRTIQLTSAPAVPVTTEPVTTQPVDSTTTAPTDSTATPTTPAASTAPTVSNPAPATTTETADTGGRGFMWEVQANGNTVYLVGSMHIANDSFYPLRKEYEEAFSQADYLGVEVDITKTTDEQFFQQLRQMGTYQDGSTLPNHIAADTYAKLGKYLQANGMKSGDMDRFKPWVVEMFVDSASASNSSYEAESGIDRYFLKQAATRNVPVIELESGESQLNMLNSFSPELQDALLYFALRDLEETDNGKQDNSIDEMAETWKTGNEAELLKLTTSSADIPEYHKAMLVDRNIGMANKIDGYLKSGGNKQYFIVVGAAHYLSDDGILHLLEKKGYTVVRK; from the coding sequence ATGAAAAAATGGCATCACAACATTCTGTCCCTCGTTCTCGCAGCAGGTTTGCTTGCAACCTCTGCTCCAGCGCTGGCGTCCGCAGCCCAGCCGCTGACTGTCAAAGTCAATGACAAAAAAGTGGAGTATAACGTTAAGAGCGGCGCACCAACGGTTCAGCAAAAGACGACCCTTGTACCGCTACGCTCCACGCTAAAAGCAATGGGTATCACCCTGTCCAGCGCATCGGGTAACAGCATCACTGCCATCGTTAACGGTAAAAGTGTCACGGTCAAAAGCAAGCTGACCAAGATCAACGGTGTCGTATACGTGCCGATTCGTACATTTGGCGAATTGACAGGCTATACGGTCAGCTGGAATGCCAAAACGCGTACAATTCAGCTAACGTCCGCTCCAGCCGTGCCTGTAACAACCGAACCTGTCACTACACAGCCGGTAGATAGCACTACAACTGCACCGACTGACAGTACAGCGACGCCAACCACACCGGCAGCTTCCACAGCGCCGACAGTTAGCAATCCGGCTCCGGCAACTACGACCGAAACAGCGGATACAGGCGGACGCGGCTTTATGTGGGAGGTTCAGGCGAACGGCAATACCGTGTACCTCGTCGGCTCTATGCATATTGCCAATGACAGCTTTTACCCGCTGCGCAAGGAATACGAAGAAGCGTTCTCGCAGGCGGATTATCTCGGTGTTGAAGTGGATATTACGAAGACGACCGACGAGCAATTTTTCCAGCAACTTAGACAGATGGGCACGTATCAGGATGGCAGCACGCTCCCTAATCATATCGCTGCGGATACATATGCCAAACTCGGCAAATACCTTCAGGCAAACGGCATGAAGTCCGGTGACATGGATCGCTTCAAACCATGGGTGGTTGAAATGTTCGTGGACTCTGCATCGGCTTCCAATTCTAGTTACGAAGCTGAAAGCGGCATTGATCGGTACTTCCTCAAGCAGGCGGCTACACGCAATGTGCCAGTGATCGAGCTGGAATCAGGCGAGTCCCAGCTGAATATGCTGAACAGCTTCTCCCCAGAATTGCAGGATGCTCTGCTGTACTTCGCCCTTCGCGATCTGGAGGAAACCGATAATGGCAAGCAGGACAATAGCATCGATGAGATGGCAGAAACGTGGAAAACCGGCAACGAAGCCGAGCTGTTGAAACTTACGACTAGCTCTGCCGACATTCCTGAATACCACAAAGCGATGCTGGTTGACCGCAATATCGGCATGGCAAACAAAATCGACGGCTATCTGAAAAGCGGCGGCAACAAACAGTACTTTATCGTTGTCGGCGCCGCTCATTATCTGAGCGATGACGGTATCCTCCACCTGTTGGAGAAAAAAGGCTACACCGTCGTGCGTAAGTAG
- a CDS encoding collagen binding domain-containing protein, translated as MNVFKKVSVLAIALILILNCLFMPGITHAADESSTSSSTSSTSTTTDSSTPATVQSDTYGDNGSTDGSTGGTPTDTTGTEPTTEPTTPAEKQNILTKAYLTDADGNIIDGEANPGDAIDPDEAINLNYDWALPNDGSYKSGSTFEFDLPSAFQLYNDINNVPLQFGDTTVGSFNATKSGHVTVTFNSTVEQYSNIHGTMQFRTSLSKETVSGSTEVKIAIPLGESSQFVVVYLKPDKGSNIAKRGEAINSSQIRWTIDLNTTKEKLENAVVTDPTGDGMKLDTVSVQVYGLNVNVDGTTTLGDPVTSGYTLSADESQFKLSFDQTIYSAYRIVYVTNMTDNARTVFSNTATLTSSKGDAQAQAQVTVQQQFLSKKVENYDEATGTIDWAIGYNLNNQTISQSNAIVKDRFNSSQQVVDGSLKVYDSQGNVLTLNQDYSVKTITPTNGRTGFDLQFLSDIHSSYTIKYQTRPVDQVVRNENISNIVTAGGVSVGVNQRVQGALFTKALTDANYIRKDATWKLTLNTKDQPLQGALIEDQFPNGGLEFLPNTLKITRADGSDYPSNLYTLTVNDARAGFRIDFKESVKEQLIIVYRTTFDADWKKNKSEVSYQNIGALYWLENGNYRTIAAEARFWPDNLTVNNGAKEGVYNPVTKEITWTIKANYNNKTLTNAILNDNLQAGQTYVEGSLGVYNMNVLGWWNGVSRGVAVDPSAYTATTPAVGTDGGALQVKFNNPINSAYWITFKTTLTGKVIPPTVRNDAVLKGDENSYPWAAVVSIPNGGEYVYKTGVQDNDKVNWTVQINRGQSYVENAKIIDQPTANQILMTDSFHLFSTVPAEDGTLTKSTEMVQGTDYKLTVLSGTPEKFELAFLKPISSAYILEYSTLINANDREKLSNNVQFSGNGITTGTVDTTKEIVVRTSSASGTGSGVVGNLIVHKVDASDDTVSLAGAVFTLQDAAGNRPAITKTTDSQGRILFTRLLYGKYNLQEIQAPNGYVADATIYPITISSANQQSGNVPLVTIKNTKQPTPETPGTPTTPETPPTPENPGTPPENPSNPSNPGTPSNPSNPGDDDDDTPNTPSNPEPTQPGGTTTPPATEQPVPVDDDPIPQGTTTPSQPEQPTDTGGTPDVSIPDEPVPQGTTPPDQTPTDKPSQSPDVPVPDEPIPTGTTQPKPTPQQQPMLPQTGESSSMPYWLSGAALIALGIFLNRMHNRKVKTSGRSD; from the coding sequence ATGAATGTATTTAAGAAAGTGAGTGTATTAGCAATCGCACTCATATTGATTTTGAACTGTCTGTTTATGCCGGGAATTACGCATGCTGCCGACGAAAGCAGCACATCCTCATCTACTAGCAGTACATCTACCACGACGGATAGTAGCACACCCGCTACGGTTCAATCCGACACGTACGGGGATAACGGCTCAACGGATGGTTCAACCGGAGGAACGCCCACCGATACAACAGGGACGGAACCTACTACCGAGCCAACCACACCCGCTGAAAAGCAAAACATTTTGACGAAAGCTTATTTGACGGATGCCGATGGCAATATCATCGACGGCGAAGCCAATCCGGGGGATGCGATTGATCCCGATGAAGCGATTAATCTGAATTATGATTGGGCATTACCGAATGACGGTTCCTACAAAAGCGGTTCGACCTTCGAGTTTGATCTGCCGTCCGCTTTTCAATTGTACAACGATATTAACAATGTTCCGCTGCAATTTGGCGATACTACAGTCGGCAGCTTCAATGCAACCAAGTCCGGCCATGTGACCGTTACCTTCAATTCAACGGTCGAACAGTATTCCAATATTCACGGTACAATGCAATTCCGCACTTCTCTTAGCAAAGAAACTGTAAGTGGCAGTACTGAAGTCAAGATTGCCATTCCACTGGGCGAAAGCTCGCAGTTCGTTGTTGTCTATTTGAAACCGGACAAGGGCAGCAATATCGCTAAGCGCGGGGAAGCCATCAACAGCTCGCAAATCCGCTGGACGATTGATCTGAATACAACCAAGGAAAAGCTAGAAAATGCCGTAGTGACCGATCCGACTGGCGATGGTATGAAGCTGGATACTGTATCGGTGCAAGTATACGGATTGAACGTGAATGTAGATGGAACGACGACGCTCGGTGATCCGGTGACTTCCGGCTATACGCTGAGTGCGGACGAATCCCAATTCAAGCTTTCTTTTGACCAAACGATCTATTCTGCGTACCGCATCGTGTACGTGACGAATATGACAGATAATGCACGTACTGTCTTCTCCAATACGGCAACACTGACCAGTAGCAAGGGCGATGCCCAAGCACAGGCGCAAGTAACAGTACAACAGCAATTTTTGAGTAAAAAGGTTGAGAATTACGATGAAGCAACAGGTACCATTGACTGGGCAATTGGCTACAACCTGAACAATCAGACGATCTCGCAAAGCAATGCGATTGTCAAAGACCGCTTCAACAGCAGTCAGCAGGTTGTCGATGGTTCGTTGAAAGTATACGACAGTCAAGGCAATGTGCTTACACTGAACCAAGATTACAGCGTCAAAACGATTACGCCAACCAATGGACGTACTGGCTTTGATCTGCAATTCCTAAGCGACATTCACTCATCGTACACCATTAAATATCAAACGCGTCCGGTCGATCAGGTCGTCCGTAACGAGAACATTAGCAATATTGTTACTGCAGGCGGCGTTAGCGTCGGTGTGAACCAGCGCGTACAGGGTGCGCTGTTCACTAAAGCATTGACCGATGCGAACTATATTCGCAAAGATGCTACATGGAAGCTGACGCTGAATACAAAGGATCAGCCACTGCAAGGCGCATTAATCGAGGATCAATTCCCGAACGGCGGTCTGGAATTCCTACCGAACACATTGAAGATCACTCGTGCAGACGGTAGCGACTATCCATCCAACTTGTACACGCTGACTGTGAATGATGCCCGTGCTGGATTCCGAATTGATTTTAAAGAATCCGTTAAAGAGCAGCTTATTATCGTCTACCGCACGACGTTTGATGCGGATTGGAAGAAAAACAAATCCGAAGTGTCTTACCAGAATATCGGTGCTCTATACTGGCTGGAAAACGGTAACTACCGTACTATCGCAGCCGAAGCTAGATTCTGGCCAGACAATCTGACTGTGAATAATGGTGCCAAAGAAGGCGTCTATAATCCGGTCACCAAAGAGATCACTTGGACCATCAAAGCCAATTACAACAACAAAACGTTAACCAATGCCATTCTGAACGATAACCTGCAAGCTGGTCAGACGTATGTCGAAGGCTCGTTAGGCGTCTACAATATGAATGTGTTGGGCTGGTGGAACGGAGTTAGCCGCGGCGTTGCCGTTGATCCATCCGCTTATACAGCGACCACACCAGCAGTCGGAACCGATGGCGGAGCATTGCAAGTCAAATTCAATAATCCGATCAATTCTGCATACTGGATTACCTTTAAAACGACACTCACTGGCAAAGTCATTCCGCCAACCGTACGCAATGATGCTGTACTGAAAGGCGATGAGAACAGCTATCCGTGGGCAGCAGTAGTCAGCATTCCAAATGGTGGCGAATATGTATACAAAACCGGTGTACAGGACAACGATAAAGTCAATTGGACGGTGCAGATCAACCGTGGACAATCCTATGTGGAAAATGCCAAAATCATTGATCAGCCAACCGCCAATCAGATTCTGATGACCGATTCGTTCCATCTGTTCAGCACTGTACCTGCTGAGGACGGAACGCTGACTAAGAGCACTGAAATGGTACAAGGTACCGATTATAAGCTGACTGTACTATCCGGTACGCCGGAGAAGTTCGAGCTGGCATTCCTGAAGCCGATCTCGTCCGCTTATATTTTGGAATATTCCACTCTCATCAATGCTAACGACCGTGAAAAGCTGAGCAATAATGTTCAATTCAGCGGGAATGGTATTACGACTGGAACCGTCGATACAACTAAGGAAATCGTCGTACGCACATCTAGCGCTTCCGGTACAGGTAGCGGTGTTGTCGGCAATCTGATCGTACACAAGGTCGATGCTTCCGATGATACCGTATCATTGGCAGGCGCTGTCTTCACCTTGCAAGATGCTGCGGGCAATCGTCCAGCGATCACCAAGACTACCGACTCACAAGGTCGTATTCTGTTTACTCGTTTGTTGTACGGTAAGTACAACTTGCAAGAAATTCAAGCACCAAACGGATACGTTGCAGATGCTACCATTTATCCGATCACGATCAGCTCCGCTAATCAGCAATCTGGCAATGTACCACTGGTAACGATCAAGAATACGAAGCAGCCAACACCAGAGACGCCGGGAACACCGACGACTCCTGAAACACCACCAACCCCGGAAAATCCGGGAACTCCACCGGAGAACCCAAGTAACCCAAGTAATCCGGGAACTCCATCGAACCCGTCCAATCCGGGTGACGATGACGACGATACGCCAAATACACCATCGAATCCAGAACCGACGCAACCGGGTGGTACGACAACACCACCTGCAACCGAGCAGCCAGTGCCAGTAGATGACGATCCAATTCCGCAAGGAACAACAACGCCATCTCAGCCAGAGCAGCCGACGGATACAGGCGGTACACCGGATGTATCGATCCCAGATGAGCCTGTACCGCAAGGTACAACGCCACCGGATCAAACACCGACTGACAAACCAAGTCAATCGCCGGATGTACCCGTACCGGATGAGCCGATTCCAACAGGAACGACGCAACCAAAACCGACACCACAGCAGCAGCCGATGCTGCCGCAAACGGGTGAGTCGAGCAGCATGCCATATTGGCTGAGTGGTGCGGCATTGATCGCACTGGGTATCTTCCTCAACCGTATGCACAACCGCAAAGTGAAAACGAGCGGGCGCTCTGATTAG
- a CDS encoding LLM class flavin-dependent oxidoreductase — translation MIRLSILDYSPVDEGSSDREALRQTVQMAIAAEQLGYHRFWVSEHHYLPPLAGSNPEMLMMHLADRTQSIRIGSGGVMLPNYSTYKIAENFRMLEALHPGRIDLGAGRAAGAGRIGRSALNEGRTETVSYEQQLVDLIRYLHDDIEDAERYPGLIATPQIDTQPALWLLGTGNGSADLAAQHGAALAFAHFINASSIGAQAAKRYRQQFQPSLSRKQPYTMVGIFVSVADTDEEAHRQALSWDYWLLMSENKGLRKPGLLPPEQLASFPYTQEEQEQITAKRERIIIGTPHAVRARIERLAARYEADEVLILPLVHGFATRMRMIEQLAEVFGIK, via the coding sequence ATGATCAGATTGTCGATACTGGACTACTCGCCAGTGGATGAAGGCAGTAGCGACCGCGAAGCGCTACGTCAGACTGTACAAATGGCAATTGCCGCTGAGCAGCTGGGCTACCATCGCTTTTGGGTGTCAGAGCATCATTATTTGCCGCCACTTGCGGGCAGCAATCCCGAAATGCTGATGATGCACCTTGCCGACCGTACGCAGTCTATTCGCATCGGCTCTGGCGGTGTGATGCTGCCCAACTATAGCACGTATAAAATCGCCGAAAACTTCCGCATGCTAGAGGCGCTGCATCCGGGTCGTATTGATCTTGGTGCTGGACGTGCTGCTGGAGCTGGGCGGATTGGACGCAGTGCTTTAAACGAAGGACGCACCGAAACGGTATCCTATGAGCAGCAGCTTGTCGATTTGATTCGCTATTTGCATGACGATATAGAAGACGCGGAGCGCTATCCCGGTCTTATAGCGACGCCGCAGATTGATACCCAGCCTGCATTGTGGCTACTGGGAACGGGCAATGGCAGTGCCGATCTAGCCGCGCAGCATGGAGCAGCGCTTGCGTTTGCTCATTTTATTAACGCATCGTCCATCGGCGCACAAGCGGCTAAGCGCTATCGGCAGCAGTTTCAGCCTTCCTTATCGCGCAAGCAACCGTATACGATGGTTGGTATCTTCGTCAGCGTGGCAGATACAGATGAGGAAGCCCATCGGCAGGCGCTGAGTTGGGACTATTGGCTGCTAATGTCGGAAAATAAAGGGCTGCGCAAGCCCGGGCTGTTGCCGCCGGAACAGTTAGCATCGTTCCCTTATACGCAAGAGGAGCAGGAACAGATCACTGCCAAGCGAGAGCGAATCATTATCGGTACGCCTCATGCTGTACGTGCAAGGATCGAACGATTGGCAGCCCGATACGAAGCGGATGAGGTGCTAATCCTGCCGTTGGTACATGGATTTGCGACCCGGATGCGTATGATTGAGCAGCTGGCAGAGGTATTCGGAATCAAGTGA